The DNA sequence ttagagttatcatcttttaggtctcattattatgatctcatcacaatccataaaaagctttactctaaactgtggtatatcttatttatacatttaaatagatagagcccgcaataaaaacataacaagccttttattaatatcaatgaaatcaaaatagattacataaaagttattcctaaatcctcatacatgattggacttaggacatatctctttcagaattatcatgcacattttggtttacatgaaaatgcatgctatttgcaaacatgttattccagtaaggtaagctgaatgacatttgaggcatactaaatgcaacataataaggattaggtgcaaatggcatattagcaaattgtacattcatattctgagcaggcattacattcataggcattgcagacatggcggtcatgttggaaaaagaagaaggtgcagacatgggagtagacatagcaatcttgcaattaacagaaaagtgattaacactaccacacttaacacagatttttcttggtgcatatttatcaggtgtgtagttgttatgtttgttaatccctaccttcccatttctattgtttttccttttagcttatgtcttaacctcaatcttttccagtctgtcattcaattgcttgatagacatatgaccaacattagctttcttttcttttctaacttgacttgattctcctggaacaaagtttttagaaactgatccatatttctaaTTCAATTTAaatagcttagctttgctaactggtttactcacaaccgacagatgtggctccttgtctctcgacggataatccttttgattatccgacggatgatttatatcatccgtcgagtccacatctgtgaagattccttcaaccagattggaatcaagcttctctttgctctttttccaggatgcatcatAAAAGGATTCTACACCTTGAACTTTAATAATTttagcatgaacatctctagatgattttcatGCTTTAATTTCTTCTTGTTCTCGTTTAAGTTGCTTtattaaaatctcctctttctttaaggattcagtaagttcatccttagcaaccttgcattctaatttcaatttttcaaactcaataaattgacactatagcacattattcctctcacttaaaaacaaattgttttctttaattttagcattttccttggtgagggacttaagtgtaacacgcaggtaatataactcagtagacatgtcatttattgcatcattacactcagctttagacaaaTGAGCTAGATTGATtttgattacctgattgcttgatgaacttatttctgtttcatctgacttggccattagggctataTTGACATagttaatttcttcatcttcatccagtcCATCTGCAGCGCAAcatatttctgcttataatcaacaggctcaaacttctttttgctggaatcaaactttctacactcactagaaaaatgacctaccaagccacatttgaaacatttgaattttgacttatcaaccatgtttctgtttggcttggctgctctaaaattcttcttaaatttgagctgggcaaatctcctggataagaatgctagatgctcatcaatatcatccatatcatcttggctcaacttttcttcattttcagctaccaatcctttacccttactttcacagacctttgatgtagattaaacagcttccactttcacctctttctccttctctagttcagcaactagtgcaatggatcctcctttctttcttcctttctccattctttcatcttgctctatttcaagctcataggtttttaggatgccatacagtctctccaaggtgaactccttgtaatcttgtgaatttctcaatgagactgtcattagtttccactcctttgggagagatctaaggaacttgaggttggagtcttttatctgatagactcttccatacagttttagagcattcagtagtttctgaaacctactaaaaatattagtgagtgactcactttcttcatagtgaaaatgctcatattgctgaatcaagagttgcatcttgttctcccttacttgctcagtactatcacaaataatctgtattgtgtcccaaacctctttggtttttttacagttaatgatgttatcaaacatatcaccatcaacaccattaaatagtatgttcatggccttcttatctttcctaacttgttcaatgtcaagatcagaccattcacgcctaggttttggaactgatggttcacTCCCTGTAGCatctctcatagggacatgaggacctctttcaatgcaatccacataagcttcatcttgagaaagaagatgtaggtgcatcttcaccttccagtggtgatagttgtctttatccaaaaatggaattttaactccaacatcctttttgtcCATCTTGTTGATttttgtgatctttacactctttgtacttcaagaacTTGCTCTGATACCGATTGTTATTTCctaaacaatacaacaagaattacagaaaggggggttgaatgtaattctggctactttttaagattttaaaaatgttctaccttaatatatataacagtgtttgaattgcaatagtgcggaatgaaagagtaatagaagtcaaaacactaagtaataaaacacaagttttaaaactttctggtggatttgaaagtgtccaccagatatatatatatatatataatattgagAACTTTGTGAAGCTTTGGATAGCTCACAGCTGTTTTACAAGTTTGAACAtacaaaactacagagaaattcttacaaaatacagcttgatatgtttttctgaaaataagcttgcttagttagatgttctacttgctacacttggtttatatatcaccaagttcaATGACAGTAAGATAagataaaaaaaaacaaaataaatctagtctaatatcatgctacaacattactctatccagcatctttgaatatctttacatttgcatggaaatggtaatgcttcattgttctcaaaatcctgcttaacaggctgccacattccttttgcaaacacccgacgcatgtgactgtgttatcactatcaacagctattttgaatataatcatccgtcgggattatgttgaacatccgtcaggaatatgttgatcatccgtcgggagccttgtagatcatccgtcgggagactatctgtcacttgactctatttcacttatacaaaattacaagacatctcatatttacaattagctaacctattctgcatatcaatctagtagtcaacatgacttggaGAATCCTACaaaatctactagactaaaataTGTTGTTTACAAAAATGTGCTatagtacttatttgttacataagctacactctcgatggatgtcaaagtgttatccgtcgagactataatgttcatccgttgggactatataagaacatccgtcgagagctacaagattcactaagttaaatctactaaggtgttttgtttaacttatcatcaagttcacaacatattcctaacattatcataaacaaagcaaggttggtttcAAAAGGATACTTACAGGatgaaggaattgattatgatgaaacttttgctccagttacaagacttgaagtaataaggattttcctagcatttgctgcacattcaaatttcaaggtatatcaaatggatgtgaagaatgcattccttaatggtgagttggaagaagaggtttatgtgcaacaggcacctggctttgaagatccagaatttccaaattttgtatacaaacTACTTAAGGGTCTATGAAAtcaaacaagcacctagagcttggtaagacacactatcagaatttttgattaaatatggattcactagaggtacaatagataagaCTCCCTTCTAAAAGAAgtatggtgatgatatgatcatagttcagatttatgtggatgatattatctttggttctacaaatgaaaagctttgccaaagattctccaggcttatgcagagtaaatatgaaatgagtatgatgggggaattatgttactttcttggacttcaagtcagtcaaagaagtgatggaatcttcatcagcaaaactaagtatgttaaagatttattgaaaaagtttggcatggttgattgttcacctgcatctacacctatgtctacagcaacaaagttggatgaagataaaaagggcaagagtgtagatatttcaagctatagaggaatgattggatcattactttaCTTGAATGCAAGTAGACcggacatcatgtttgcaacatgtctgtgtgcaagatttcaagtcaatccaaaagaatcacatttgatggctgtgaagagaattttcagatacttgaagaggaatccaaacttgggattatggtatcctaagggaactaaTTTTGAAGCTGTTTGATACGCAGATGCAGATTgtgctggatgcagggttggcagaaagagtactagtggaagctgtcagtttcttggacaaagacttgtatcctagtatagcaagaaacaataacctgtgtcaacttccacaactgaagCTGTATACATAGCTActgaaagttgttgtgctcaagtgctttgtataagaaatcagctaatggattatggcctagtgttacacaaaatttcaatcatgtatgacaatactagtgttatatctattgtggctaatccaattaatcattctaggacaaagcacattgatgtaaggtaccattttatcagagaacatgctgcaaatggtaccattgagcttttTTTTTTCAACGGAAAAACAATtcgctgacatttttactaaacctttggatgaagcaacttttactagacttataggtgaaattggaatgcttaactcttcatcctaagacaagcactcagctaatgtgttgcagcagattaagttctagtaaatcaaaattaatttgatttaatagAAATTAACTGatatatgaattataaatatttcagaaacctctgcatatttatttttcaaatatgAAAATTCAGCGtgaaatttttcaaattctaagaaaactgtctagcTGTTActttacatctttaatatgtaaaattaatacaaggcagaatcaaagtgatcaaaagtatatagagaactgagttctcgataagtctaactgacttatcgacaagtcatcttaagacttctcgagtgagttctcgataagtcaatttactgacttctcgagtgacttctcgataagctttataatgacttatcgacaagtcattgtagagttctctaataatgttaactcatagagttctctacaagtataacttctagacttatagataactcagaactgaaataatttaatccaataaattattttggtaaaatacttttgacagaattattctgatttttagtttaatttattcaaataaaaattggaaacaatttaGTCCATTTTggataaactgggtatttatttgacatctcgataaggtaatttttagttctctaaaagagtaaattaaaatgacttctcgatatataattcaccttcaaaatgacttctcgataagtatactccaaacgtctatttttgacttctcgataagtcatttatttttactataaatacccagacatctcgatacatatactacgccttcgagaactctaagtgacctagctttttcaattcaaaaccgaattctctctcatttcaaactctttctcacAAATTTTTCTTACACATTCACTCTTACTCAACAACAACGGCACTCAACATTGTTAGAGCTAcaatcccagagaaaggaaccaactacctagcttttactgatgctaaccaagcccctgatagtttcaaggggtttgtgaaattctTGTCTGAATCTTACCTTGCAGGAGCTTTAATTGTTAACCCAAtcttgtacttggatgttctgcatgagttttggacaaTAGCTGTGGTGAGGActgttatgaatgacaactctgtATCTTTGGTGATAACTTGCATAATTGGAGGCcaacagatagagttcaatgagcaagatgtgaatgcagCCTTGGGTCTTCCAATTGCAAATCTAGTGGAGATGCCAACACAAGATGAGCTTgctgaattcatggacttcatcaactatggtggaagaattaaCCTGGCAAGCTTGAATAGAACAAACCTAAGGAATGAATGGTCCTTTGTATTTGATTCTATAGTTAGGaccttcacatgcaggaagacagggtatgataacatctcaagtgtggtgcagaagctagTGTTCTTAATAGCCCACAACAggcacttgaatgttggtctattgatcctggaagaacttgcaatcAAACTGACCatgccccaatctgctagaggtaaggaaattttctttcctagatttattatgtctactttaaatcataaagtaataGACATACACTTGTTAATTGGTATATATAACACTAAAATAGGCaatgtaagcaagtgtccaaaataatatttggttcacttaccacaaagaacaaggtaaatgtaagtctgaaaatcacaccatttatgatggagaggtttaagacttacccttacccaatgcctgataTGAGATCAAATGTACAAGCTAGTGCagctatggtccctgaacctgtagaagttTAAATTCAAGAaaaccaacagggaccttcctaatctgaaaccatttcttcaaaccaagtagtagctaggcaaccaaccatctcatcctctcaaaagggtgaagtgagtaaaaagaagagaaaggagataaccctAACTGTTATGAATGACAATAGTGAGGTACAAGTACAAcctgagtcacctttggtcagaaaaacaaagaaggctaagaatACTGCGCagaccactcaagccacctctatatcctcccaaaaggatgtagttgtacaAATGGGGACAAAATAgattctagagacatcctctcaacatgatgtttctattgaaaagagcattctccccaatgtATCTTGTGAAGATTCTGCACagccaacacttgaacaaatccaagtgtatggtaggagaaataagaaTGGCACACATAaagagagcacatctcttgaagctcccttatccattcagggggagctgaCAACACTCAGTCCTAAACTTCAAACTCTTATATCTAATATTTATTCCTCCTatactgaaacacttgaatcaaatcctcaagtgttgccccattcaagtgacttggttcaagaaaccttgctcaccacccagaatcCACAATTtgttggtgagaggctacatgctggggtagacaTTGATGACATCaacacaaacatgggggattcatcagtttttactgaagaccccatggagttcacaaatgcacctttatgtgcaaatcagtctttaCAGActataaggtttgagggtagtactcctgagggggggctatctaaatcctctctaattcaattagaggttcctgttccaggaacaactcccctcaaaaccctagcagaaattgcattagcaatggatgctaggagtataattgccaatgatcctgtcatagagaaggcaagtatagcacatttaagtgatAGTGTagtgcaagacacacaaggatTTGAGAccggtgtacatgacagtaacccaatcaaatcccctttaattcaattggaggttcccactcatgtgaggaacaacaactttTCAGAAACACAGAGAAATCTATGAGTCTaactgtgacttctgtcacaggtggttctgaccCGTAACCCTCAACCtttcaacctcaacaaccacacctAATCTCCCAATGGCTCCAAGAAATTGCAGATCAACCTTCAACCATTGAAGATCTTAGAGTCGATCAGCTTGGAGGCCTAGCACACATCTCTCAACAGCTTCTAACCTTAGATATGTCTAACCAGGATTACCAAGCCATCATGCTCTCATATCAAACAGATGTCCAAGAACAATAAGATAAAATTGGTAATGAAGCTGAACAGGATGGCAATTGTGATGCTTGGCTGAACAAGGACTACAGTCTGGAGATGCAGGATGTTTTGGCTAAATTCAGGGAAGATAATCTAACCATTTTAGGCAGCAATGCAAAAGTTCTAACTCCTGGTGAGCTTTATGATGCAATAAATGAAGTCTCTCaagctcaaatcaaagctttccatctctttggaaaagctCTAACAATCAagttgactggtcatgaagacaaagTAATGGGAATGGTGAGAAGAAAGATTGATGAAATAATCCCCTCACAAGTGGAGATCAAGAATCAATTCAAAAACTTTTCAGAacaaatgtcaaggtatgatctaaGTGGGGTGGATAAGAGTGTCACACAGCTCAAGGAAACTTTTGTAGCCTTGCACAAAGTAGTTCAAGATCACATAATAAATTTTAATGACACAAGGTGaaagttggatcaaatgcacactgcaagatacactccttcccCTTTGGTTATTGATGAAATACAGAAGCATGTGCAAGCTTCATTTGGACCATCTACCTCAACCTCTACTTCAAGCTCCTCTACTCAAGATATTTAAGATCTCAAGGCACAAGTTGCTTCTCTAGAGACTTCAAATGTCTCCCTCAATACTCAAGTTCATACTTTGACTTCTCTAGTAAAGAGCCAACAATCAGATATCAAAatcctggtggactctcacaagcatctccaaatgcagaattatgTTGCTGTGGGGGCCAttatggggaagctcaacataccactgccctCACTATCTGAAGAAATTTGGCTAGAAATTCTAACccccctactcatgcctgttaccaagactaaaggggagattgaggctagaattcaacaatccagggatgccaaatctaagtctaaagagcctattcaggttggtcaaagctcttcacATTAAAATTATGGGATGCATTCTgtcaaaattaaaaatttgagATCAAACCGAAAAAGTGAATATTTATAAGGGGTGGAAAGTGTCATTTACTCTTAGTTATAACAATATATGTTTtatgataatttgagacttgactaaatataaataatataatatataatatgttgttcacTGGACTCGAACCTGAACCTttagaaattgttaaaaataaagaatataaaagtttaaatataatacgctgttgacgggattcgaaccttaaacctatgagagcagtttaaatattaatataatattattttatttattacaTCTAACGGTTCTCATCTAACTGTATTTAGATCCGATGGTTGTTATTTACTGTACGAAACAACTGTACCGAATAACTACCAAATAGAGGGTCTTTTGTTTATAATGTATAGTATAGATAtctatatttataaatattatatattatatatgtattgGATTTCAAGTTAGGATCAGGTTTAAATTGAATTTCGACGATTGGGTATTGGTTCTGCACAATCGAACTCAATTCCAAATCCATAATTTCATGTTCAACatattcaaaatttaaatcaaaatatctGTCGCATCGGATTAATTTATCATCTTTTATTTCGGGGCTTAAGGTAGATAATACTTTTCTAGTTACCAATAATAGGGGAAGATgtaaattagaatttaaaataacACGAAAATTTAAGCCTATCTAGTTGGTCTAATTTTGATTTGAAATTCAGAATCGTGATTCAAAAATTGTAGTGATATATATAGGTCCAAAAAGGAAATTAGTGAAATTTTATCCTTCAATGTAACTATAAATAAATCATTATCGTGATAGATACAAATCAGTACAGATAAATAGACACACTTGCACTTCTGAGTCAAAGATAATTTATTGGTATCTTTCTCGTATTTTCATAATTTCCATGCATAACGTGTTCAGGCTTGTTATAAATAATTTAGTTACAATGCAAGTAGCTCTCACATTACAAACCATTTACAAACCATAAGCATTGAAAAGCCCTTAATTCTGAGAGAACTATAATGGCGGCTACCAAGCAAAAGAAGTTGAGTGTTTTGATGTTTCCATGGCTAGGCCATGGTCACATATGTCCTTACTTGGAGTTGGGAAAAAAACTTGCTCAGAGAAATTTTACCATCTATCTGTGTTCTACCCCTGTTAATCTTGAATCCATTCGGAAAATGGTTGGCTTTGATGAAAGTTCCATACAACTAATCGAACTCAACCTCCCTGCCTTGTCAAATCTGCCTCCTCATTATCACACTACTAATGGCCTTCCACCGTACCTTATGAATACTCTGAAAAAAGCTTTTGACATGTCCAAATATACGTTTGTGGACATTCTTAAGAAGTTGATACCGGATTTACTTGTGTAtgattttcttcagccttgggCACCCGAGGCTGCTTTCATGCATAATATTCCTGCAGTTCAATTTATAACCAGCAGCACTACAATGACCACTGTTTTGTTTCATGCATACAAGAGGCCTAATGTTGAGTTTCCATTCTCGGATATCTATTTTCGAGATTATGAGACTACTAATGAACAGGAATTGAGAAAATCTGCCGAGGATCATAAGAAATTTGGATCAAGTTTGGTGATTACTTGCATTGAAAAATCCAGTAAGGTCATTTTGATAAAAGGATTTAACGAGATCGACGACAAGTACATCAAGTATCTCTCTGCTTTGTGTGGGAAAAAAGTAGTTCCTGTTGGGCCTTTGGTTCAAGAGCCTGTAGCCAATGATTTTGAAGATGAGGAGAGTTTGGAGATTATTAAATG is a window from the Apium graveolens cultivar Ventura chromosome 1, ASM990537v1, whole genome shotgun sequence genome containing:
- the LOC141680272 gene encoding UDP-glucosyltransferase 29-like, which gives rise to MAATKQKKLSVLMFPWLGHGHICPYLELGKKLAQRNFTIYLCSTPVNLESIRKMVGFDESSIQLIELNLPALSNLPPHYHTTNGLPPYLMNTLKKAFDMSKYTFVDILKKLIPDLLVYDFLQPWAPEAAFMHNIPAVQFITSSTTMTTVLFHAYKRPNVEFPFSDIYFRDYETTNEQELRKSAEDHKKFGSSLVITCIEKSSKVILIKGFNEIDDKYIKYLSALCGKKVVPVGPLVQEPVANDFEDEESLEIIKWLDNKEKASTVFVSFGTEYFLSDEEFDAIAKGLLQSEVNFIWSVRFPLGENDSLEDKLQPLGFYDKVGDRGMVVEGWVPQAKILGHWSIGGFVSHCGWNSVLESMKFGVPIIAMPMHIDQPINARLVEEVGVGIEVLRSQDKKFEAGDVASVIRKVVVTECGKFVRNRVKELSYRMEIIRDEEIEEVAKELEKLCVKGKPAGVEITPGCTDMKLVGSGWLNKLVKKPLKKPPQLGCISNLGSIDLQIN